A DNA window from Kitasatospora atroaurantiaca contains the following coding sequences:
- a CDS encoding metal-dependent hydrolase, producing MPRPTAPTTVHDSLVLEPRDVRFDWSQLPLHWIPDEPMATHTINVLHLLLPEGERWFVKVFKDALPMIRDDQLREEVLGFIGQEAIHAEAHQEVLDHLLGQGLDPRPYVRQVTWLFRRILGDKPGLTPAQRRENIIERVAFVAAIEHFTAFLGNWALNSPGLDRAKADPTMLDLLRWHGAEEVEHRSVAFDLMVHLDPGYLRRVRGMLISGPLLVHLWARGARFLLAADPTLEGRIKPTWREAQVNGRRGLLPQPGRMARSALRYFRPGYHPTQEGSSSQALSYLATSPAARAAAS from the coding sequence ATGCCCCGCCCCACCGCACCGACCACGGTTCACGACAGCCTCGTCCTGGAGCCCCGGGACGTCCGCTTCGACTGGTCGCAGCTGCCGTTGCACTGGATCCCGGACGAGCCGATGGCCACCCACACCATCAACGTGCTCCACCTGCTGCTGCCTGAGGGGGAGCGGTGGTTCGTCAAGGTCTTCAAGGACGCCCTGCCGATGATCAGGGACGACCAACTGCGCGAGGAGGTGCTCGGCTTCATCGGCCAGGAGGCCATCCACGCCGAGGCGCACCAGGAGGTCCTCGACCACCTGCTCGGCCAGGGGCTCGACCCGCGCCCGTACGTCCGCCAGGTCACCTGGCTCTTCCGGCGGATCCTCGGGGACAAGCCCGGCCTGACACCCGCTCAGCGCCGCGAGAACATCATCGAACGGGTGGCCTTCGTCGCCGCCATCGAGCACTTCACCGCCTTCCTGGGCAACTGGGCCCTCAACTCGCCGGGCCTGGACCGCGCGAAGGCCGACCCGACCATGCTCGACCTGCTGCGCTGGCACGGCGCCGAGGAGGTCGAGCACCGCAGCGTCGCGTTCGACCTGATGGTCCACCTCGACCCGGGCTACCTGCGCAGGGTCCGCGGCATGCTGATCTCGGGGCCGCTGCTGGTCCACCTCTGGGCACGCGGAGCCCGCTTCCTGCTCGCCGCCGACCCCACCCTGGAGGGCAGGATCAAGCCCACCTGGCGCGAGGCCCAGGTGAACGGCCGCCGCGGCCTGCTCCCGCAGCCCGGCCGGATGGCCCGCTCCGCCCTGCGCTACTTCCGGCCCGGCTACCACCCCACCCAGGAGGGCTCGTCCAGCCAGGCCCTCAGCTACCTCGCCACCTCCCCGGCGGCCCGCGCCGCGGCCAGTTAG
- a CDS encoding SDR family oxidoreductase produces MTIRRRTVHSGGLPLAVFEEGDPANQTVLLVHGYPDTHVVWDDIAADLAVDHHVVRYDVRGAGESGVPADRSGYRLELLGADLFAVADAVSPDRPVHVVAHDWGSVQSWEAVTAPAAERRIASYTTMSGPSLDHLGFWMRERFRRPTPRHLRQLLVQGVHSWYITAFHLPFLAPATWRLWLARAWPRVLRDLEAVTPRPGHPQPTLRQDAVRGIELYRANMRPTLRRPRERPTEVPVQLVTLARDHYVSEFLSEGLERWVPRLTRRTVNATHWSALLEKGPVVADLVRDFTARVEAGQDHAPPESGQLVVITGGGSGIGRATALAFAEQGSRVVVGDLDLASAERTAHLCALVGGRGHAYPLDVSDGAAMDAFAQQVAAEHGVPDVLVNNAGIGHSGTFLQTTEKEWQRVLDVNLWGVIHGCRAFGTLMTERGEGGHIVNLASAAAYLPSKVLAAYATSKAAVLMLSDCLRAELAPAGIGVSAICPGIVNTNITRTSTFSGLTADQQAAKQEKVSKMYARRGFPPEKVAAEIVRAVRTGKAVVPVTFEAKAARLLGRLSPGLLRRAARLDVG; encoded by the coding sequence ATGACGATCCGTCGCCGCACCGTCCACTCGGGCGGCCTGCCGCTGGCCGTGTTCGAGGAGGGTGACCCGGCCAACCAGACCGTCCTGCTCGTGCACGGCTACCCGGACACCCATGTGGTCTGGGACGACATCGCCGCCGACCTGGCCGTCGACCACCATGTGGTGCGCTACGACGTCCGGGGAGCCGGTGAATCAGGGGTGCCGGCCGACCGCAGCGGCTACCGGCTGGAGCTGCTGGGCGCCGACCTGTTCGCCGTCGCGGACGCCGTGAGCCCGGACCGGCCGGTGCACGTGGTGGCCCACGACTGGGGCTCGGTGCAGTCCTGGGAGGCCGTCACGGCGCCCGCCGCCGAGCGGCGCATCGCCTCGTACACCACCATGTCCGGCCCCTCCCTCGACCACCTGGGTTTCTGGATGCGCGAGCGCTTCCGCCGCCCGACCCCGCGCCACCTGCGCCAGCTGCTGGTCCAGGGGGTGCACTCCTGGTACATCACCGCCTTCCACCTGCCCTTCCTGGCGCCCGCCACCTGGCGGCTCTGGCTGGCGCGCGCCTGGCCCAGGGTGCTGCGCGACCTGGAGGCCGTCACCCCGCGCCCGGGCCACCCGCAGCCGACGCTCCGTCAGGACGCGGTGCGCGGTATCGAGCTGTACCGGGCCAACATGCGGCCGACGCTGCGCCGCCCGCGCGAGCGGCCCACCGAGGTGCCCGTCCAGTTGGTCACACTGGCCCGGGACCACTACGTCAGCGAGTTCCTCTCGGAGGGCCTGGAGCGCTGGGTGCCCCGCCTCACCCGGCGTACCGTCAACGCCACCCACTGGTCCGCACTGCTCGAGAAGGGGCCCGTGGTGGCCGATCTGGTACGGGACTTCACCGCCCGCGTCGAGGCCGGGCAGGACCACGCCCCGCCGGAGTCCGGGCAGCTGGTGGTCATCACCGGCGGCGGCAGCGGCATCGGCCGGGCCACCGCACTCGCCTTCGCCGAGCAGGGATCCCGGGTCGTGGTCGGCGACCTCGACCTCGCCTCCGCCGAACGGACGGCCCACCTGTGCGCCCTGGTGGGCGGCCGGGGCCACGCCTACCCGCTCGACGTCAGTGACGGCGCCGCGATGGACGCCTTCGCCCAGCAGGTCGCCGCCGAGCACGGTGTGCCGGACGTCCTGGTCAACAACGCCGGCATCGGCCACTCCGGGACGTTCCTGCAGACCACCGAGAAGGAGTGGCAGCGCGTCCTGGACGTCAACCTCTGGGGCGTCATCCACGGCTGCCGCGCCTTCGGCACCCTGATGACGGAGCGCGGCGAGGGCGGACACATCGTCAATCTCGCCTCGGCGGCCGCCTATCTGCCGTCCAAGGTGCTCGCCGCGTACGCGACCAGCAAGGCCGCCGTCCTGATGCTCTCCGACTGTCTGCGGGCCGAGCTGGCGCCCGCCGGCATCGGCGTCTCGGCCATCTGCCCGGGCATCGTCAACACCAACATCACCCGGACCTCCACCTTCTCCGGCCTCACCGCCGACCAGCAGGCCGCGAAGCAGGAGAAGGTCTCCAAGATGTACGCCCGCCGGGGCTTCCCGCCCGAGAAGGTGGCCGCCGAGATCGTCCGTGCCGTCCGCACCGGCAAGGCGGTCGTCCCGGTCACCTTCGAAGCGAAGGCGGCCCGCCTGCTGGGCCGCCTCTCCCCGGGACTGCTCCGCCGCGCCGCCCGCCTCGACGTGGGGTGA
- the alc gene encoding allantoicase, translating into MSTVNTPSAPFTELVNLASRLLGAGVVATNEDTFADAENLLVAKPAEFRAHTFGHKGQIMDGWESKRRRGVSAEQPHPTDEDHDWTIVRLGVGGVIRGVIVDTAHFTGNYPESGSVQGASIPGIPSVEELEQAEWVDLVPRTALQGDTAHEFEVADETRYTHVRLNIWPDGGVARLRVHGEVLPDPRELDGLTFDLAAQEFGGVAEAASDRYFSSPHNLNAPGRASVMGEGWETRRRRDKANDWVQIALAGGGEVLAAEVDTTHFVANAPGWADLVGYDASNGGNPSDDADGWFEILPRTRLQPDTRHKFRLNVGRPVTHVRINVYPDGGLARLRLTGKLTEAGRAALALRWFNALPVAEAEAALTEAGLNAEEATALTAARPLADAAATTAAVAALQPTDGPDGEQSSRRRSAIWRLLGV; encoded by the coding sequence ATGAGCACCGTCAACACCCCGAGCGCTCCGTTCACCGAGCTGGTCAACCTGGCCTCCCGCCTGCTGGGCGCCGGCGTGGTCGCCACCAACGAGGACACCTTCGCCGACGCGGAGAACCTGCTGGTCGCCAAGCCCGCCGAGTTCCGCGCCCACACCTTCGGCCACAAGGGCCAGATCATGGACGGCTGGGAGAGCAAGCGCCGCCGCGGCGTCTCCGCCGAGCAGCCGCACCCGACCGACGAGGACCACGACTGGACGATCGTCCGCCTGGGCGTCGGCGGCGTGATCCGCGGCGTGATCGTGGACACCGCCCACTTCACCGGCAACTACCCGGAGTCCGGCTCCGTCCAGGGCGCCTCGATCCCGGGCATTCCCTCGGTCGAGGAGCTGGAGCAGGCCGAGTGGGTCGACCTGGTACCCCGCACGGCGCTCCAGGGCGACACCGCCCACGAGTTCGAGGTTGCGGACGAGACCCGCTACACCCACGTGCGCCTCAACATCTGGCCGGACGGCGGCGTGGCCCGCCTCCGCGTGCACGGCGAGGTGCTGCCCGACCCGCGTGAGCTGGACGGCCTGACCTTCGACCTCGCCGCGCAGGAGTTCGGCGGCGTCGCCGAGGCCGCCTCGGACCGCTACTTCTCCTCCCCGCACAACCTGAACGCTCCCGGCCGAGCCTCCGTCATGGGCGAGGGCTGGGAGACCCGGCGTCGGCGCGACAAGGCCAACGACTGGGTACAGATCGCCCTGGCCGGGGGCGGCGAGGTCCTTGCCGCCGAGGTGGACACCACCCACTTCGTCGCCAACGCCCCCGGCTGGGCCGACCTGGTCGGCTACGACGCCTCGAACGGCGGCAACCCCTCGGACGACGCGGACGGCTGGTTCGAGATCCTGCCCCGTACGCGGCTGCAGCCCGACACCCGGCACAAGTTCCGCCTCAACGTCGGCCGCCCGGTCACCCACGTCCGGATCAACGTCTACCCGGACGGCGGCCTGGCCCGCCTGCGGCTGACCGGCAAGCTCACCGAGGCCGGCCGCGCCGCCCTCGCGCTCCGCTGGTTCAACGCCCTGCCGGTCGCCGAGGCCGAGGCCGCGCTCACCGAGGCCGGCCTGAACGCGGAGGAAGCCACCGCGCTGACCGCCGCCCGCCCGCTCGCGGACGCCGCCGCGACCACCGCCGCCGTCGCTGCCCTGCAGCCGACCGACGGCCCCGACGGCGAGCAGTCCTCCCGCCGCCGCTCGGCGATCTGGCGCCTTCTCGGCGTCTGA
- a CDS encoding IclR family transcriptional regulator gives MSAQSRGRQAILAEGGPGPFGTLQRALRLLEAVDRHPNGAPLAVLARELSLPVPAVQELAEVLEIEGYLICQEGGWVLGGTFALLGQSNREQLVRTRLDHKLAELRDELGAAVYFSRYHDGELTVEAVAAAEYAPAVEEWVDFKATAHASAIGKCLLSQLDHDGRRDHLARHPIARLTSRTITDAEQLMHRLERQPATVPVLDIQEYALGTVCAAVPVTAGSTVGCLATSMPVDNIHRLRAAAELLAERAAPLMLAIAV, from the coding sequence ATGTCGGCACAGAGCCGAGGCCGCCAGGCCATCCTCGCCGAGGGCGGCCCGGGCCCGTTCGGCACACTGCAGCGCGCGCTCCGGCTGCTGGAGGCGGTGGACCGTCACCCCAACGGCGCCCCGCTCGCGGTGCTCGCCCGTGAGCTGTCGCTCCCGGTGCCCGCGGTCCAGGAGCTGGCCGAGGTCCTGGAGATCGAGGGGTACCTGATCTGCCAGGAGGGCGGCTGGGTGCTCGGCGGCACCTTCGCACTGCTCGGCCAGTCCAACCGCGAGCAGTTGGTCCGGACCCGGCTCGACCACAAGCTCGCCGAACTCCGCGACGAGCTCGGCGCCGCCGTCTACTTCAGCCGCTACCACGACGGCGAGCTGACGGTGGAGGCGGTCGCGGCGGCGGAGTACGCCCCGGCCGTGGAGGAGTGGGTCGACTTCAAGGCCACGGCGCACGCCAGCGCCATCGGCAAGTGCCTGCTGAGCCAGCTCGACCACGACGGCCGCCGGGACCACCTCGCCCGCCACCCGATCGCCCGCCTCACCTCCCGGACCATCACCGACGCCGAGCAGCTGATGCACCGTCTGGAGCGCCAGCCCGCCACCGTCCCGGTCCTGGACATCCAGGAGTACGCCCTCGGCACCGTCTGCGCCGCCGTCCCGGTCACCGCAGGCAGTACCGTCGGCTGCCTCGCCACCTCGATGCCGGTCGACAACATCCACCGCCTCCGCGCCGCGGCCGAACTCCTGGCGGAGCGGGCGGCGCCGCTGATGCTGGCGATCGCCGTCTGA
- a CDS encoding PDR/VanB family oxidoreductase, with the protein MDLAAPPPDLYGRPRPDRFMQRITAFSEWYTPAMGRPLLRRSPRRPAPRPTPPLQLAVTGHEKIATDVVELRLADPSGDRLPAWQPGARLLLTLPSGLERHYSLCGDPADLGSYRIAVRRIEGGGGGSVEIHDELHVGARLTARRPRNGFAFCGEPAVLLLAGGIGVTPLLPMAREAQRRGLDWRLVHTGRSADTMPFADELRALDPERVTFLTDEKHGIPTGAELLARASKGAAVYCCGPAPMLAAVQAARTSGALHFERFGAAPILDGKPFTVRLGKDGPELAVPADRSALDVLRELRPELPYSCHQGFCGTCRVQLRSGTPEHRDRRLTEEERAAGALLPCVSRAAEGETLVLDL; encoded by the coding sequence ATGGATCTCGCCGCCCCGCCCCCCGACCTGTACGGCCGCCCGAGGCCCGACCGCTTCATGCAGCGGATCACCGCGTTCAGCGAGTGGTACACCCCCGCCATGGGCCGCCCCCTGCTGCGCCGCAGCCCGCGCCGCCCGGCGCCCCGCCCCACCCCGCCGCTCCAACTCGCCGTCACCGGCCACGAGAAGATCGCCACCGACGTCGTGGAGCTGCGCCTCGCCGACCCGTCGGGAGACCGGCTGCCCGCCTGGCAGCCCGGCGCCCGACTGCTGCTCACCCTCCCCTCCGGCCTGGAGCGCCACTACTCGCTCTGCGGCGACCCGGCCGACCTCGGCTCGTACCGGATCGCGGTACGGCGGATCGAAGGCGGCGGAGGCGGCTCGGTGGAGATCCACGACGAGCTGCACGTCGGCGCCCGGCTGACGGCCCGCCGCCCGCGCAACGGCTTCGCCTTCTGCGGCGAGCCCGCCGTGCTCCTGCTGGCCGGCGGCATCGGCGTCACCCCGCTGCTCCCGATGGCGCGCGAGGCGCAGCGCCGCGGTCTCGACTGGCGGCTCGTCCACACCGGCCGCAGCGCCGACACCATGCCCTTCGCGGACGAGCTGCGCGCCTTGGACCCCGAGCGGGTCACCTTCCTGACGGACGAGAAGCACGGCATCCCCACCGGCGCCGAACTCCTTGCCCGGGCCTCCAAGGGTGCGGCCGTGTACTGCTGCGGCCCGGCGCCGATGCTCGCCGCCGTACAGGCGGCCCGCACGAGCGGCGCCCTGCACTTCGAGCGCTTCGGCGCCGCACCGATCCTGGACGGCAAGCCCTTCACAGTCCGGCTCGGCAAGGACGGGCCCGAGCTCGCCGTCCCCGCCGACCGCTCCGCGCTGGACGTGCTGCGCGAGCTGCGCCCCGAACTGCCGTACTCCTGCCACCAGGGCTTCTGTGGCACCTGCCGGGTGCAGCTGCGCTCCGGCACCCCCGAACACCGCGACCGCCGCCTCACCGAGGAGGAACGCGCCGCCGGAGCCCTGCTGCCCTGCGTCTCGCGGGCCGCCGAGGGCGAGACGCTCGTCCTGGACCTGTGA
- a CDS encoding cold-shock protein produces the protein MATGTVKMFNIHHGYGVITPDDGGPELKVYFDSIVGAADRELQEGEKVEYDPTVQEDRPVAEHVRRL, from the coding sequence ATGGCCACCGGCACCGTGAAGATGTTCAACATTCACCACGGCTACGGCGTGATCACGCCCGACGACGGCGGGCCGGAGCTCAAGGTCTACTTCGACTCCATCGTCGGCGCGGCCGACCGCGAGCTGCAGGAGGGCGAGAAGGTTGAGTACGACCCCACCGTCCAGGAGGACCGGCCCGTCGCCGAGCACGTGCGGAGGCTGTAG
- a CDS encoding LysE family translocator, with protein MEISTALWSFALVVGLLTLTPGLDTALILRTAALGERRRAWGVVLGIQTGTLIWGTLSSLGVSALLTASRLAYETLRWAGVVYLLWMGWQMLRRSGDAAPEADGLPASGGLLAGWRRGALTNLLNPKVGVFYVAVLPQFIPAGAPHLATGVLLTCVHVVEGLLWSAVLVGFARTVRGWLQRPTARRMLDRVTGAVIVGFGLKLAVSD; from the coding sequence ATGGAGATATCGACGGCACTCTGGTCCTTCGCCCTGGTCGTGGGGCTGCTCACGCTGACTCCCGGCCTCGACACCGCCCTGATCCTGCGGACTGCCGCGCTCGGTGAGCGGCGGCGGGCATGGGGAGTCGTGCTGGGAATCCAGACCGGCACGCTGATCTGGGGCACCCTCAGCTCCCTGGGCGTGAGCGCGCTGCTCACAGCCTCCCGCCTGGCGTACGAGACGCTGCGCTGGGCCGGGGTGGTGTACCTGCTCTGGATGGGCTGGCAGATGCTGCGCAGGAGCGGCGACGCGGCCCCCGAGGCGGACGGCCTGCCAGCCTCGGGCGGACTGCTCGCGGGCTGGCGTCGTGGCGCTCTGACCAACCTGCTCAACCCCAAGGTGGGCGTCTTCTACGTGGCCGTGCTGCCGCAGTTCATCCCGGCGGGCGCACCGCACCTCGCCACGGGAGTGCTGCTGACCTGCGTTCACGTGGTGGAGGGCTTGCTCTGGTCGGCCGTCCTGGTCGGGTTCGCCCGCACGGTGCGCGGCTGGCTGCAGCGGCCGACCGCACGGCGGATGCTCGACCGGGTGACCGGTGCGG
- a CDS encoding catalase — protein sequence MSKILTTESGAPIADNQNSASAGEYGPLLIQDQQLLEKLARFNRERIPERVVHARGSGAYGYFEVTDEVSQFTRANFLSEVGKRTEVFLRFSTVAGNLGSSDAVRDPRGFALKFYTEEGNYDLVGNNTPVFFIKDPIKFPDFIHSQKRDPFTGVQEADNVWDFWAHSPASTHQITWLFGDRGIPASYRHMNGYGSHTYQWVNESGDAFWVKYHFKTNQGIRSLDGDQSAEVLGADADSHQRDLHQAIERGVFPSWTLYVQLMPVAEAADYRFNPFDLTKVWPHADYPLQKVGRLVLNKNPENVFAEVEQSAFSPNNFVPGIGPSPDKMLQGRLFAYADAQRYRLGVNHTLLAVNAPKATEANNYGRDGLSAINKSGRGKNYEPNSYDGPAQTDSALAAPVALNGYTGTYTTPAHTKDDDFFQAGELYRLMSAGEKTRLINNIAGFLAQVTRDDIVEKNLAHFHAADEEYGARLEAAVAKLRAGDES from the coding sequence ATGTCCAAGATCTTGACCACGGAGTCCGGCGCCCCGATCGCCGACAACCAGAACTCGGCCTCGGCCGGCGAGTACGGCCCGCTGCTCATCCAGGACCAGCAGCTGCTCGAGAAGCTCGCCCGCTTCAACCGTGAGCGCATCCCGGAGCGCGTGGTGCACGCCCGTGGCTCCGGCGCGTACGGCTACTTCGAGGTGACCGACGAGGTCTCGCAGTTCACCCGGGCGAACTTCCTCTCCGAGGTCGGCAAGCGGACCGAGGTCTTCCTGCGCTTCTCGACCGTCGCGGGCAACCTGGGCTCCAGCGACGCGGTGCGTGACCCCCGCGGCTTCGCGCTGAAGTTCTACACCGAGGAGGGCAACTACGACCTCGTCGGGAACAACACCCCGGTGTTCTTCATCAAGGACCCGATCAAGTTCCCCGACTTCATCCACTCGCAGAAGCGCGACCCGTTCACCGGCGTGCAGGAAGCCGACAACGTCTGGGACTTCTGGGCGCACTCGCCGGCCTCGACCCACCAGATCACCTGGCTCTTCGGTGACCGCGGCATCCCGGCCTCGTACCGCCACATGAACGGCTACGGCTCCCACACCTACCAGTGGGTCAACGAGTCGGGCGACGCGTTCTGGGTGAAGTACCACTTCAAGACCAACCAGGGCATCCGCTCGCTGGACGGCGACCAGTCCGCCGAGGTGCTCGGCGCCGACGCCGACAGCCACCAGCGTGACCTGCACCAGGCCATCGAGCGCGGCGTGTTCCCGTCCTGGACCCTGTACGTCCAGCTGATGCCGGTCGCCGAGGCGGCGGACTACCGCTTCAACCCCTTCGACCTCACCAAGGTGTGGCCGCACGCGGACTACCCGCTGCAGAAGGTCGGCCGCCTGGTTCTGAACAAGAACCCCGAGAACGTCTTCGCCGAGGTGGAGCAGTCCGCCTTCTCGCCGAACAACTTCGTTCCCGGCATCGGCCCGTCCCCGGACAAGATGCTCCAGGGCCGCCTCTTCGCCTACGCGGACGCCCAGCGCTACCGCCTCGGTGTCAACCACACCCTGCTCGCCGTCAACGCCCCCAAGGCGACCGAGGCGAACAACTACGGCCGTGACGGCCTGTCGGCGATCAACAAGTCCGGCCGCGGCAAGAACTACGAGCCCAACTCGTACGACGGCCCGGCCCAGACGGACAGCGCGCTGGCGGCGCCGGTGGCCCTCAACGGCTACACCGGCACCTACACCACGCCGGCCCACACCAAGGACGACGACTTCTTCCAGGCCGGTGAGCTCTACCGCCTGATGTCGGCCGGTGAGAAGACCCGCCTGATCAACAACATCGCGGGCTTCCTCGCGCAGGTCACCCGCGACGACATCGTCGAGAAGAACCTCGCCCACTTCCACGCGGCCGACGAGGAGTACGGCGCCCGCCTGGAGGCCGCCGTCGCCAAGCTCCGCGCGGGCGACGAGAGCTGA
- a CDS encoding M24 family metallopeptidase yields MATAKTLPAFPFTEHDLDRFRETQQLAYHCAEQVAAWIEPGVTERQATAELRRCLVAAGVQDFFHVPFAWFGDRTAFRHFHTPLQFFAGGRKLQEGMPYVLDCAPVVDGYTADIGYGGKVGDNPAWDRLAADLQVYRELILREVRARKPLNEVYAAVDAQIAAHGYDNRHKVYPGRVIGHQVTRMTARGPAGVNLFGFGVRTLQTLGRELISERLHGRSPLWADGRSSRHAPTPGLWAVEPHIGFRDVGIKFEELLVVTEDDAYWLDDDLPHVRRWTQQKETTA; encoded by the coding sequence ATGGCCACCGCAAAGACCCTCCCCGCCTTCCCCTTCACCGAGCACGACCTCGACCGCTTCCGGGAGACCCAGCAGCTCGCCTACCACTGCGCCGAGCAGGTGGCCGCGTGGATCGAGCCTGGCGTGACGGAGCGTCAGGCCACCGCGGAGCTGCGCCGCTGCCTGGTCGCGGCGGGCGTTCAGGACTTCTTCCACGTCCCCTTCGCCTGGTTCGGCGACCGGACCGCCTTCCGGCACTTCCACACCCCGCTGCAGTTCTTCGCCGGCGGCCGCAAGCTCCAGGAGGGCATGCCGTACGTCCTGGACTGCGCGCCCGTCGTCGACGGCTACACGGCCGACATCGGCTACGGCGGCAAGGTCGGCGACAACCCCGCCTGGGACCGCCTCGCCGCCGACCTCCAGGTCTACCGTGAGCTGATCCTCCGCGAGGTGCGCGCCCGCAAGCCGCTGAACGAGGTGTACGCCGCGGTGGACGCCCAGATCGCCGCGCACGGCTACGACAACCGGCACAAGGTCTACCCGGGCCGGGTGATCGGCCACCAGGTGACCAGGATGACCGCCCGCGGCCCGGCAGGGGTGAACCTCTTCGGCTTCGGGGTACGTACGCTGCAGACCCTCGGCCGGGAGCTGATCAGTGAACGGCTGCACGGCCGCTCGCCGCTCTGGGCGGACGGCCGGTCCTCGCGTCACGCGCCCACGCCCGGCCTGTGGGCGGTGGAGCCGCACATCGGGTTCCGGGACGTGGGCATCAAGTTCGAGGAGCTGCTGGTGGTCACCGAGGACGACGCCTACTGGCTCGACGACGACCTGCCGCACGTACGCCGCTGGACCCAGCAGAAGGAGACGACCGCATGA